The DNA window TCACGCGGAACGTCTGTCGAAACCATCAGGAACCTCCATATCGAACCAAAAGGTTTGACTCAGCCTACAACGCACCATACAGTCGAACCAATTGGTTTGATAAGGAGACTGTATGACCAACGTACTCATGGTTCTCTCGGCGGCATCGCGCTGGACGCTCGCCGATGGCACGAAGCATCTCACCGGAGTCTGGGCCGAGGAATTTCTCGAGCCATACCGCATCTTCACTGAAGCAGGCTGGACGGTCGACCTCGCCAGCCCCCAGGGAATCGCTCCCACTTTCGACGCCGTCAGCCTCAGCGACGGTGGCGCCGGGTCAGCCGAGCGCGCCGCTGAATTCGCCGCGCGAATCGCCGACCTGCAGGGCGTGCTCGAGCAGCCTCTGCGTCTGGATGCGGTCAACGCCGCGGGTTATGACGTTATCTTCTACCCGGGTGGACACGGCCCGATGGAGGACCTCGCCGTCGACGACGACTCGGGTCAGCTCATCGTCGCAGCCGTGAACTCGAACACCACACTCGGTGTGCTGTGCCACGCACCTGCGGCGCTGCTGCCCGCGACAGACCCCGCCACAGGCGAGTGGGTGCTCAAGGGCCGCAGGATGACCGGATTTGCCAACAGCGAAGAGCAGATCGGCGGACTCGCCGACAAGGCGTCATGGCTCGTGGAAACCCGCCTCGTCGAACTCGGCGCTGACTACTCGAAGGCCGCGGAGCCGTTCGCCCCGTACATCGTCGTGGACGGTGAGCTGTACACCGGGCAGAACCCTGCATCATCCGTCGCCCTCGCCGAACGCATCGTCGCCGACAAATCGTAACGTCCGATCGTTCGGATCGGCACACCATATTTCCCACGAATCAGCCCCCCAAGGAGTAGTACATGATCAGCACCCAATGGCACCTCGCATCACGTCCGACAGGAGAACCAACGAGCGAGAACGTGGTCAAGGTCGAGGTTGAGCTTCCTGAGCTCACCGCTGGCGACGTTCGCGTGCGCAACACGTTCCTCTCGGTCGATCCATACATGCGCGGACGCATGAATGAGGGTCGCTCCTACGTCGCCCCCTATGCGCTCAACGAGTCCATGGGTGGAGCCGCCGTCGGTGAAGTCATCGAGTCCACCGTCGACTCGTTGCCCGTCGGCACCCTCGTGCAACACCAGCTCGGCTGGCGCGACATCAGCCAGGCGCCCGCTGGCCAATTCTCCGCGCTCCCCATCGTTCCTGGCGTCTCGCCCTCCCTGTTCCTCAGCGTGCTCGGACTCACGGGAATCACCGCCTGGACGGGACTGACCCAGATTGCGCACGTGAAAGAGGGCGATACCGTCTTCGTCTCCGGCGCAGCCGGTGGGGTCGGCACCATGGTTGGTCAGATCGCCCGCCTCCTCGGCGCGTCGCGTGTCGTTGGCAGCGCTGGATCAGCGGAGAAGGTCGAGCTGCTCACGAGCAAGTACGGCTATGACGCTGCATTCAACTACCGCGATGGAGACATCGCCGGCCAGCTCAAGGCTGCGGCACCGGACGGCATCGACGTGTACTTCGACAACGTCGGCGGTGAGCACCTTTCTGCAGCACTCGGCGCCTTCAACGATGGCGGGCGCGCAGCGATCTGCGGTGCGATCTCGCTCTACAACGCAAACGGCGGCAGTGGAATCCGGAACAGCCAGAACATCGTGACCCGTGGCCTGACTCTCAAGGGCTTCACCATGGGCAACTACTACTTCCTCGCACCACAGTTCGCTGAGGTGATGCGCGGCTGGCTGACCGACGGCAAGATCGCCTACGACGAGACCATCACCGACGGCATCGACAATGCATTCACGGCGTTCCTCGGAATGATGAACGGCAAGAACGTGGGCAAGGCCGTCGTTCGGCTGTAGGGCGGAGCAGTCGCATCGAGCCTCTGACAACCGCGGATGTCGCGACGGGCGTTCCTGAGAAGAACTTGGTGAACGCACGGAATTCGTTGTCAGGGGCTCGGTGCGTGAGAAGCTGATGAGGTGACTAGCGAGTTCCTGCCGCCGCATCCGAAGAATCCGGGCGACGCCTGGGTGCACGCTGACGACGGCTCCAAGTACTGGGGTCGTTTTGGCGCAGCCGGGCTTCTCGTTGTGGATGCCGAGCGTGGAATATTGCTGCAGCACCGTGCGCTGTGGAGTCACTTCGGTGGCACCTGGGGCCTGCCCGGTGGTGCTCGCCACGAGGGGGAGAACGCCATCGACGGCGCGATCCGTGAGGCGAGCGAAGAGGCGGCTGTGCCGACGGATGCCGTTCGGCCACGTTTCTCGATGACCCTCGATCTCGGTGTCTGGTCGTACGTCACGGTGGTGGCCGACGCGGTGCGTCCGTTCGACTCGTACATCGCCGACCCCGAGAGCCTCGAGGTGCGCTGGGTTCCGGTCGACGAGATCGATGCGCTTCCGCTGCACCCGGGGTTCGCGTCCGCGTGGCCGCGGCTGCGCGACGACATCGACCGCAGGCCCGTGATCGTCGTTGATATGGCCAACGTCGTCGGCTCGCGCCCCGACGGCTGGTGGAACGACCGCGCCGGTGCCGCCGAACGGTTGGGCAGGCAGCTCGTCGGGCTCGCTTCGTCCGGTGTGCCAGCCGCCGAGCTCGGACTGCCGCAGTCCCACTGGTGGCCTGAGATCGTCGCTGTGCTCGAAGGCCGGGCGAACGACGCCGTCCTCGACGCGACCGACCGCTTAGAGGTGGTGCGGGCATCGACAGACGGCGACTCGCGGATCGTCGACGAGGTGGCGCGCCTGACCGGGCGGCCGGGGGCATCCGTCACCGTCGTCACCAGCGATCGCGGACTGCGCGAACGGGTCGAGGCGCTCGGTGCGACCACTCGGGGAGCCGGCTGGCTGCGCGACCTGCTCGACGCGCCTGCCGGCTGAGCCTTCGGCGCCGGAGAAGGACATCGGCGCGAGATAAGGACGCTCGGCTGCTTTCTGTCCTTGTCTGGGCGTTTTCTCCTTGTGTGGGGGAGTCCGGGCGGCTGGGCGGTCGCACGGTTAGCAGGAGAGAGGGCGTCTATCAGGACGGTTTCTCGAGTTTGGTCCTGATAACCGTGCGATTACCTGCACAGCAGCGTGTGGGCGGGTGCGTGGCATCCTGGCATCAGCGGCATCAGCGGCATCAGCGGCATCAGCGGCATCAGCGGCATCAGCGGCATCAGCGGCATCAGCGGCATCAGCACCGCGGCACCCGCGGCATCCCGCGCAGCTTCTAAGCTGGTCGGATGCGCACACTCCCGATTCTCCTCGACGTCGACACGGGCGTTGATGACGCTCTCGCCCTGATCTTTGCCATCACGCATCCGTCGCTCGACGTTCGTGCCATCACGTGCGTGGCGGGCAACGCCCCGCTCGCGCAGGTCGTTGAGAACACCCTGCGCATCCTCGACGCCGCGGACGCCCCGCCGATCCCGGTCGCTGCCGGTGCGGTTCGACCGTTGCTGTCGCCCGGACGTGCGGCGTCGCACGTCCACGGGGAAGACGGGCTCGGCGGGCTTGTGCTTCCCGAAACGTCACGCGTGCCCGAATCGGTCAGCGCGGTCGAGCTCATGCGCCGTACGCTGGCCGACAGCGACGAGCCACTGACGCTCGTCGCACTCGCGCCGCAGACCAACCTTGCGCTGCTTCTGCGCACGCATCCCGAGGTCATCGACAAGATCGAGCGGATCGTGTTCATGGGCGGGTCGGCGAGCGTCGGCAATGCGACCGCCCTGGCCGAGTTCAATGTCTGGCACGATCCCGAAGCCGCCGCGATCGTGCTCGGCTCCGGCATCCCGATCTTCATGTACGGCCTCGATGTGTTCAACCAGGTGACCGTTGCCGAGGATGCCGCGGCAGCCCTCGCGACGGGCGGCTCGCCGCTCGGGGCGGTCGTCGGCGCCCTGCTCGGCAACCGGGTGGCGCTGAGCGAAGACTCGAGCCTCGTTTACACCGGGCTGATCGGGGATGCCGGAGCGCTCTGTGCCCTCGTCGAACCTGAGTCGCTGCGGGTGGAGCGGCGGCCGGTGCGGGTCGAGCTCGCCGGCTATGGCCGTGGGCAGACCGTGGTCGACCGGCGGCGCTACTCGGGCGAAGACGTGATCTACGGGGGAGCCGGCGACTGGTCGGTCATCGACGTCGCTCTTGACGTCAACGCACCCCGCTATGCGGAGCTGTTCCTCGAGACGCTCGGCCTTGACGGCTGAACCGCATCAGGTCGCGAACTCGAGCCGCATGAGCGCACGGGACGGCGTCGGCCTCGTGACCTCGGTGAAACCGTTCGCAGCGAACTGCGACACGACACCGTAGTAGAGCTCGGCTGACGACACCTTGTCACGTGCGGCCGGGTCGACCGGGTAGCCCTCGAGCACCCGCGCGCCGTGAGCCCGAGCGTGCCCGGCCGCTGCGGCAAGCAAAGCGGTAGCGATGCCTCTCTTGCGGAAGCCGACCCGCACGACGAAACACGTCACGGCCCAGACCGTCGGGTCATCGGTCGGCTCCGTGCTCGCCTGCACTACCTTTCCTCGGCCGAGTCGCGGGTAGTGCTTACGTGGCTCGACGGCGCACCAGCCGACCGGAGTGCCGCCCTGGTACGCGATGAGTCCCGGAGGCGGATCCAGTTCCAGCACCTGCCGTTTGAGCAGTGGCTCGCAAGTCTCCCGGCTCGCCGTCTTCCACTCAGCGTTGTCCAGCTTGAAGTACTGGCACCAGCAACTCGACGGATCTCCACGCGTACCGAAGACCGCCTGCACGTCGTGCCACGCGGCATCTGCTGCCGAAATCACCCTGATGTCCGGATCGTCTTCCATGCCAGCATGCTAAAGCGTATAAAGGACACCGGTCCATGGTTCGGCGCCGGTCGTCCGATCCACCCGACGCTGCTTGTGCTCATCACGAGCGTTCCGGCGACAGGACTCTGACTCAGCGGGGACTGTCGCCGGAGGGGTCGTGGGGACGGGAGGCAAAGAGATCGAACCCGAGCCTCCGGCTGAGATACGCGGTGGCACGTTGCCCACGAACGCTGTTTCCGGCAGCGTCGAGTCGAGGCGAGAAGGTTGCGATTCCTGCCTTCCCCGGTGCGATGGTGACAATTCCACCGGTGACTC is part of the Mycetocola zhujimingii genome and encodes:
- a CDS encoding type 1 glutamine amidotransferase domain-containing protein, which encodes MTNVLMVLSAASRWTLADGTKHLTGVWAEEFLEPYRIFTEAGWTVDLASPQGIAPTFDAVSLSDGGAGSAERAAEFAARIADLQGVLEQPLRLDAVNAAGYDVIFYPGGHGPMEDLAVDDDSGQLIVAAVNSNTTLGVLCHAPAALLPATDPATGEWVLKGRRMTGFANSEEQIGGLADKASWLVETRLVELGADYSKAAEPFAPYIVVDGELYTGQNPASSVALAERIVADKS
- a CDS encoding NADP-dependent oxidoreductase, translating into MISTQWHLASRPTGEPTSENVVKVEVELPELTAGDVRVRNTFLSVDPYMRGRMNEGRSYVAPYALNESMGGAAVGEVIESTVDSLPVGTLVQHQLGWRDISQAPAGQFSALPIVPGVSPSLFLSVLGLTGITAWTGLTQIAHVKEGDTVFVSGAAGGVGTMVGQIARLLGASRVVGSAGSAEKVELLTSKYGYDAAFNYRDGDIAGQLKAAAPDGIDVYFDNVGGEHLSAALGAFNDGGRAAICGAISLYNANGGSGIRNSQNIVTRGLTLKGFTMGNYYFLAPQFAEVMRGWLTDGKIAYDETITDGIDNAFTAFLGMMNGKNVGKAVVRL
- a CDS encoding NUDIX hydrolase; its protein translation is MTSEFLPPHPKNPGDAWVHADDGSKYWGRFGAAGLLVVDAERGILLQHRALWSHFGGTWGLPGGARHEGENAIDGAIREASEEAAVPTDAVRPRFSMTLDLGVWSYVTVVADAVRPFDSYIADPESLEVRWVPVDEIDALPLHPGFASAWPRLRDDIDRRPVIVVDMANVVGSRPDGWWNDRAGAAERLGRQLVGLASSGVPAAELGLPQSHWWPEIVAVLEGRANDAVLDATDRLEVVRASTDGDSRIVDEVARLTGRPGASVTVVTSDRGLRERVEALGATTRGAGWLRDLLDAPAG
- a CDS encoding nucleoside hydrolase translates to MRTLPILLDVDTGVDDALALIFAITHPSLDVRAITCVAGNAPLAQVVENTLRILDAADAPPIPVAAGAVRPLLSPGRAASHVHGEDGLGGLVLPETSRVPESVSAVELMRRTLADSDEPLTLVALAPQTNLALLLRTHPEVIDKIERIVFMGGSASVGNATALAEFNVWHDPEAAAIVLGSGIPIFMYGLDVFNQVTVAEDAAAALATGGSPLGAVVGALLGNRVALSEDSSLVYTGLIGDAGALCALVEPESLRVERRPVRVELAGYGRGQTVVDRRRYSGEDVIYGGAGDWSVIDVALDVNAPRYAELFLETLGLDG
- a CDS encoding GNAT family N-acetyltransferase: MEDDPDIRVISAADAAWHDVQAVFGTRGDPSSCWCQYFKLDNAEWKTASRETCEPLLKRQVLELDPPPGLIAYQGGTPVGWCAVEPRKHYPRLGRGKVVQASTEPTDDPTVWAVTCFVVRVGFRKRGIATALLAAAAGHARAHGARVLEGYPVDPAARDKVSSAELYYGVVSQFAANGFTEVTRPTPSRALMRLEFAT